One segment of Pyricularia oryzae 70-15 chromosome 3, whole genome shotgun sequence DNA contains the following:
- a CDS encoding malic acid transporter, whose protein sequence is MAERRPPPRPPRVRLAPGPGESQHPSPPINLHADLDSRSRSSYEDSSTNEEEEDEPPRWRRSSERQPVAAAGAVGRTSRRTSAAESRGQTTTPGPESGSGSESRPGPGPGPETPSPKLSWFRSAIKNFTSQWFLVPQGAGITSIVLYQFEERFDGLDIVSYIFWALTIICLITFILIYTLRVIMFPRHVGRLLVSNAGELACISSASISFTSVNQMLSLVNPSGGPRWASVTAGFWWFNVSLAVGSTLFIPYAFTRIQHSPTPGVAKLSPATQLPMIAAITLAAGGGVVASGTGQPAHAQTPIIFVSYLSLAMALPLIMAFTAIYLVRLLDGSMPERSKVYQDMILAGPWGQASFAMQVLGRALVNNASGIAEQIAGDVVTESSIRILGYTSMFIGFFSWGHATFWWAFAILSVVQSQIEAWGMRKRRWLSGDDEEKETYTLAVWALVFPWGTYTNAAIQLGKILGSPAFRIFSTILTFCLFIITLINLVFTIWGLWNGSLLGTKQKPKPSGGSKMPATYI, encoded by the exons ATGGCTGAGCGCCGCCCTCCGCCACGCCCCCCGCGTGTACGGCTAGCGCCTGGTCCCGGAGAGTCTCAGCATCCATCGCCGCCGATTAATCTTCATGCTGACTTGGATTCTCGGTCGAGGAGTAGCTATGAGGATTCGTCCACTaacgaggaggaagaggatgaGCCGCCGAGATGGAGGAGGTCGTCGGAAAGGCAGCCGGTGGCGGCAGCAGGCGCCGTAGGGAGGACATCTCGCCGTACCTCTGCGGCGGAAAGCCGAGGTCAGACTACCACTCCCGGACCCGAGTCGGGATCCGGATCCGAATCCCGACccggacctggacctggacctgaaACACCTTCACCAAAGCTATCGTGGTTCCGTAGCGCCATCAAAAACTTCACCTCGCAATGGTTCCTCGTGCCGCAGGGAGCCGGCATAACCTCGATAGTTCTTTACCAGTTTGAAGAGCGCTTCGACGGCCTCGACATCGTTTCGTACATATTTTGGGCCCTGACAATCATCTGCCTCATCACCTTCATCCTAATCTACACCCTCCGCGTGATCATGTTCCCACGGCACGTCGGGCGGCTGCTCGTAAGCAACGCGGGCGAGCTCGCGTGCATATCCAGCGCATCCATCTCCTTCACGTCGGTCAACCAGATGCTGTCCCTCGTGAACCCCAGCGGCGGTCCCAGGTGGGCCTCGGTGACGGCCGGGTTCTGGTGGTTCAACGTGAGCCTGGCCGTGGGCTCGACGCTCTTCATCCCCTACGCCTTTACGCGCATCCAGCACTCCCCGACCCCGGGCGTCGCCAAGCTCTCCCCCGCCACGCAGCTGCCCATGATCGCCGCCATCACGCTggcggccggcggcggcgtcgtggcGTCGGGCACCGGACAGCCCGCCCACGCGCAGACGCCCATCATCTTTGTCTCGTACCTGTCGCTCGCCATGGCCCTGCCGCTCATCATGGCCTTTACCGCAATCTACCTCGTCCGCCTGCTCGACGGCTCCATGCCGGAGCGGAGCAAGGTCTACCAGGACATGATACTGGCCGGCCCCTGGGGTCAGGCCAGCTTTGCGATGCAGGTGCTCGGCCGCGCGCTGGTCAACAACGCGTCGGGCATCGCGGAGCAGATCGCCGGCGACGTGGTCACCGAGAGCTCCATCAGGATCCTGGGGTACACCAGCATGTTTATTGGCTTCTTCAGCTGGGGCCACGCGACATTTTGGTGGGCGTTTGCCATCTTGAGCGTGGTGCAGAGCCAGATCGAGGCCTGGGGcatgaggaagaggaggtgGCTGTCGggtgacgacgaggagaaggagacgTATACGTTGGCAGTGTGGGCTTTGGTGTTTCCATGG GGAACATATACCAATGCCGCCATACAACTTGGAAAGATACTTGGGTCACCCGCCTTTAGAATCTTTTCCACAATCCTTACATTCTGCCTGTTTATAATTACACTTATCAACCTTGTATTCACCATATGGGGCCTATGGAACGGAAGCTTGTTGGGAACCAAACAAAAACCGAAACCATCCGGAGGGAGCAAGATGCCAGCGACGTacatataa
- a CDS encoding dicarboxylic amino acid permease gives MAHSVDVEKQQGADLHASSSNERGSIDGTATHNENAELKRDMKPRHVMMFSIACAIGTGLVIGSGTGLARGGPGSMLIAYIMIGAAVFFVMTGLGEMAAFVPMNKGFGGYASRMVDPAFGYATGWNYFFKYIVATPTNLTAAGLVIRYWRPDLNVGIWIAVFGCCIIAINVLNVKYFGEFEFWMASAKVIVMIVMIFSCFVIACGGGPNRDATGFRYWNDPGAFKEYLFAGDLGRFVGFWACLIQAVFAYTGTEVVGMTFGEVKNPRKNIPIAVKQTFWRIACFYILGILFLGMTVPSNSDQLLGALKKGTSGEASPFVVAMNLAGIAHFGDVINGSLLIFTLSAACTDIYCSSRSLYGLARDGQAPAVFGKTLTSGAPIYAVGLSSMFVALGFMNVAQSAATVFTYLTSVLTIFALLNWIAILISHIRFRAAIKAQGIALSDLPYVGFLQPYGTYYSLFISILVVIFNGYDAFVPVFKVDTFITKYIGTVLFLLNIAFWKFYKKTKMWDPSEVDLVTGRREAHEIEDVADQQWNEGFFKKAVNKFKRK, from the exons aTGGCTCACTCGGTAGACGTCGAGAAGCAGCAAGGTGCTGATCTCCATGCCAGCTCGTCCAACGAACGCGGCTCTATCGACGGCACCGCCACCCACAACGAAAATGCCGAACTCAAGCGCGACATGAAGCCGAGGCACGTCATGATGTTCTCCATCGCCTGCGCCATCGGTACCGGTCTCGTCATCGGCTCCGGAACCGGTCTGGCCAGGGGAGGGCCCGGCTCCATGCTCATTGCCTACATTATGATCGGTGCCGCCGTCTTCTTTGTCATGACAGGCCTGGGAGAGATGGCTGCTTTTGTTCCCATGAACAAGGGTTTCGGTGGTTATGCCAGTCGAATGGTTGATCCTGCTTTTGG TTACGCGACTGGTTGGAATTACTTTTTCAAGTATATCGTGGCCACCCCGACCAACTTGACCGCTGCTGGACTTGTCATTCGCTACTGGAGGCCTGACCTCAACGTGGGTATCTGGAttgccgttttcggttgctgCATTATCGCCATCAAC GTCCTAAACGTCAAGTATTTCGGAGAATTcgagttctggatggccagcgCCAAG GTCATTGTCATGATTGTCATGATCTTCTCGTGCTTCGTGATTGCCTGCGGTGGTGGTCCCAACCGCGATGCTACTGGCTTCCGGTACTGGAATGACCCCGGCGCATTCAAGGAGTATCTCTTCGCGGGCGATCTGGGTCGTTTTGTTGGTTTCTGGGCGTGCTTGATCCAGGCCGTCTTCGCTTACACCGGAACTGAGGTTGTGGGCATG ACCTTTGGTGAAGTCAAGAATCCCCGCAAGAACATTCCCATTGCCGTCAAGCAGACCTTCTGGCGTATTGCTTGCTTCTACATCCTTGGCATATT ATTCCTGGGTATGACCGTTCCTAGCAACAGCGACCAGCTTCTCGGCGCCCTCAAGAAGGGAACTTCTGGTGAAGCCTCGCCTTTCGTCGTTGCCATGAACCTCGCCGGCATTGCCCACTTTGGTGACGTGATCAACGGTTCGCTTCTGATCTTT ACCCTGAGTGCCGCCTGCACCGACATTTACTGCTCTTCCCGATCCCTTTATGGTCTCGCTCGTGACGGTCAGGCCCCCGCCGTCTTCGGCAAGACCCTTACCAGCGGAGCTCCCATCTATGCAGTcggtctttcttccatgTTTGTGGCCCTCGGCTTCATGAACGTGGCACAGAGCGCAGCTACGGTCTTTACGTACCTCACCAGCGTTTTGACCATCTTTGCCCTGCTGAACT GGATCGCCATTCTCATCTCCCACATCCGCTTCCGCGCCGCCATCAAGGCCCAGGGCATCGCTCTCTCGGACCTCCCCTACGTCGGCTTCCTCCAGCCCTACGGAACCTACTACTCGCTTTTCATCTcgatcctcgtcgtcatcttcaACGGATACGACGCCTTTGTCCCCGTCTTCAAGGTCGACACCTTCATCACCAAGTACATTGGTACCGTGCTCTTCCTGTTGAACATTGCCTTTTGGAAGTTTTACAAGAAGACCAAGATGTGGGACCCCTCCGAGGTCGACCTGGTTACCGGCCGCCGCGAGGCGCACGAGATCGAGGACGTTGCCGATCAGCAGTGGAACGAGGGCTTTTTCAAAAAGGCTGTCAACAAGTTCAAGAGGAAGTAG